A portion of the Cottoperca gobio unplaced genomic scaffold, fCotGob3.1 fCotGob3_231arrow_ctg1, whole genome shotgun sequence genome contains these proteins:
- the LOC115004970 gene encoding sodium/potassium-transporting ATPase subunit beta-1-interacting protein 3-like — MGCCSARCMLILLCCLQLITALEKQVFDFLGYQWAPIMINFFHIIVVILGLFGVIQYRSRYVLMYLLWTLLWVGWNVFVSCVYLDVGGLAKDSDVLSLGVSSHRSWWKVNGPGCESDGLPSSAGWQKNQQNPELSTVTSCWLEYQYVEVLHCIGQLLISLPGFVYACYLASTFSDEEDSFNFIGGFHHPSKPSQFLF; from the exons ATGGGCTGCTGCTCTGCACGATGCATGCTGATCCTCCTGTGTTGTCTGCAGCTG ATCACTGCGCTGGAGAAGCAGGTGTTCGACTTCCTCGGCTACCAGTGGGCTCCCATCATGATCAACTTCTTCCACATCATCGTGGTCATCCTGGGCCTGTTCGGGGTCATCCAGTACAGATCACGCTACGTCCTCATG TACCTGCTGTGGACGCTGCTGTGGGTCGGCTGGAATGTGTTTGTCAGCTGCGTCTACCTGGACGTGGGCGGCCTCGCCAAG gACAGTGATGTCCTCTCTCTGGGAGTATCGTCACATCGCTCCTGGTGGAAGGTCAACGGGCCGGGCTGTGAGAGCGACGGCCTGCCCTCCTCCGCTGGCTGGCAGAAAAACCAACAAAACCCCGAACTGAGCACCGTGACGAGCTGCTGGCTGGAGTACCAGTACGTCGAAGTCCTGCACTGCATCGGCCAGCTGCTCATATCT CTCCCGGGATTTGTTTATGCCTGCTACCTCGCCAGCACTTTCTCAGATGAGGAGGACAGCT tTAATTTCATTGGTGGATTCCATCATCCATCCAAACCCTCTCAGTTTCTCTTCTAG